Below is a genomic region from Thermodesulfovibrionales bacterium.
CATTTACCTTCAACCTTTGATTGAGAATAGTAGAGATTATACATTTTTCCACAGTACTTGGATGTTCTTCGTTCCTTGAGCCTTTTCATTAAATCTTCAAAAGGAACATCAAGATTTAATGCTAAGTCTAATGGTATATTCATTTCAGAAAGCATTTTGTCAAGAGCTTCAGCCTGAGCAACATTTCTTGGAAAACCATCAAGAATAAATCCTTTCTTACAATCATCTTGAGAAAGCCTTTCTTTAACCATCCCAAGAACTACACTGTCAGGCACAAGTTCTCCTCTGTCCATATATTTAACCTATTATGAATTTAAAAGCAACTTAAATTTTATAATTTTATAATAAGTTTTGCTTATAAAGTTCGGCGTATTTTAGCAAATATTCTTTCAATTTGTCAAGCGCCTCTCT
It encodes:
- a CDS encoding nucleoside monophosphate kinase, which translates into the protein MDRGELVPDSVVLGMVKERLSQDDCKKGFILDGFPRNVAQAEALDKMLSEMNIPLDLALNLDVPFEDLMKRLKERRTSKYCGKMYNLYYSQSKVEGK